Proteins encoded within one genomic window of Gadus macrocephalus chromosome 16, ASM3116895v1:
- the LOC132475141 gene encoding extracellular calcium-sensing receptor-like, producing MEYLSYTEPLGISLTTASLSGALLCTIVFGIFTYHRTTPVVRANNSELSFLILLSLKLCFLCSLLFIGHPRLSTCQLRQAAFGISFVLCVSCILVKTMVVLAVFKASKPGGGGSLKWFGAMHQRGIVVFLTLIQAAICTTWLMSSSPTPHKNTQYYKDKIIVECVIGSSVGFGILLGYIGLLAILSFLLAFLARNLPDNFNEAKFITFSMLVFCAVWIAFIPAYINSPGKYADAVEVFAILASSFGLLLALFGPKCYIIILKPEKNTKKALMGRGTPIS from the coding sequence ATGGAATATCTTTCCTATACGGAACCCCTAGGCATCTCCTTGACCACTGCTTCATTATCTGGTGCACTTTTATGCACTATTGTTTTTGGAATCTTCACTTATCATCGTACAACGCCAGTGGTTAGGGCCAACAACTCAGAGCTTAGCTTCCTCATTCTGCTGTCACTCAAACTATGCTTCTTGTGCTCCTTGCTTTTCATTGGTCACCCAAGGCTGTCAACTTGTCAGCTGAGGCAAGCAGCCTTTGGGATCAGCTTTGTGCTGTGTGTCTCGTGTATCCTGGTGAAGACCATGGTTGTTCTGGCGGTATTCAAGGCCTCAaaaccaggaggtggaggtagtcTGAAGTGGTTTGGGGCAATGCATCAGAGAGGGATTGTTGTATTTCTGACTTTAATACAAGCAGCAATATGTACAACCTGGCTTATGTCGTCCTCACCAACTcctcataaaaacacacagtacTATAAAGACAAGATAATAGTCGAGTGTGTAATTGGGTCATCAGTTGGATTTGGAATTTTACTCGGCTATATTGGCTTACTGGCTATTCTCAGTTTCTTACTAGCTTTCTTGGCCCGGAATCTACCAGATAACTTCAATGAGGCCAAGTTTATTACCTTTAGCATGTTAGTATTCTGTGCTGTTTGGATAGCCTTCATCCCAGCTTATATCAACTCCCCTGGAAAATATGCAGATGCTGTAGAGGTATTTGCCATTCTAGCTTCCAGTTTTGGGCTGTTACTGGCCCTATTTGGACCAAAGTGTTACATAATAATCCTGAAAcctgagaaaaacacaaaaaaagcttTAATGGGACGAGGCACACCAATATCATAA
- the LOC132475173 gene encoding extracellular calcium-sensing receptor-like produces MCFGFDPVGFRQAQTMAFAVEEINKNSKLLPNISLGYHLYDSCSNLGISLRAALSMTSGRGEPFQLNESCNGKPPVLGIVGDTSSTRTIAISSIASLYRLPLVSYFATCSCLSNRRLFPSFFRTIPSDAFQVRAILQILRRFNWTWFGLLISDDDYGLHAARSFQSGLAQNGGGCLAYLEVLPWGKDEEVLKRIVGIMEKSTSRVVIAFAHQSNMLNLMEEVVRQKMTGLQWIASEAWTTAIVLQTPSYMPFLAGTLGIAIRRGQIPGLRDFLLRIRPDNDRQSSQDNNLVRQFWEHVFQCKFITPGMEFEGKTKERLCTGNESLRNIETEFLDLSNLRSEYNVYKAVYALAHALHDILQCVPGSGPFQGQSCASLQGLEPWQLVYQLQRVNFTTYFGDQVSFDESGDALPIYDVINWMWHSDGSTEVKNVGEVNELASKIDNLNLDEDKIFWNFEPKKPPKSVCSESCPPGTRMARKKGEPVCCFDCIRCSEGEVSNKKDSTKCTSCPEEFWSNRQRDHCVPKSMEFLSYFEPLGISLTTASLSGTLLCTIVFGIFTYHRTTPVVRANNSELSFLILLSLKLCFLCSLLFIGQPRLSTCQLRQAAFGISFVLCVSCILVKTMVVLAVFKASKPGGAGSLKWFGVMQQRGTVVFLTLIQAAICTTWLISSSPTPHKNTQYYKDKIIVECVVGSTVGFGLLLGYIGLLAILSFLLAFLARNLPDNFNEAKFITFSMLVFCAVWIAFIPAYINSPGKYADAVEVFAILASSFGLLLALFGPKCYIIILKPEKNTKKAIMGRGTTRS; encoded by the exons ATGTGCTTTGG CTTTGATCCTGTAGGTTTCAGACAGGCCCAGACCATGGCCTTTGCTGTTGAGGAAATTAATAAAAACTCCAAGCTGCTTCCTAATATATCTTTAGGATACCATCTATATGATAGCTGTAGCAATCTAGGGATCTCATTACGTGCAGCTCTGTCTATGACCAGTGGCAGAGGAGAgccgtttcaattaaatgagaGCTGTAACGGGAAACCTCCTGTGCTAGGGATTGTGGGAGACACTTCCTCAACACGTACTATTGCCATTTCTAGTATAGCAAGCTTGTACAGGCTACCATTG GTGAGTTATTTTGCCACATGTTCCTGTCTGAGTAACAGGAGGCTGTTCCCATCCTTCTTTAGAACTATTCCAAGTGATGCCTTTCAG GTACGAGCTATACTCCAAATTCTCAGGCGGTTTAATTGGACTTGGTTTGGCCTGTTGATCAGTGATGACGACTATGGGCTCCACGCCGCCCGATCCTTCCAGTCAGGCCTGGCCCAGAATGGGGGAGGCTGCCTGGCTTATCTAGAGGTTCTGCCTTGGGGAAAAGATGAAGAGGTGCTGAAAAGGATTGTTGGCATAATGGAGAAATCCACATCCCGTGTGGTTATTGCTTTTGCACATCAAAGCAACATGCTTAATCTCATGGAAGag GTGGTAAGGCAGAAAATGACAGGCCTACAGTGGATTGCCAGTGAAGCCTGGACTACGGCAATTGTTCTTCAGACCCCCAGCTACATGCCTTTTCTTGCAGGCACTCTGGGCATTGCCATCCGCCGGGGGCAGATACCAGGACTCAGGGACTTCCTACTGAGAATACGCCCTGACAATGACAGACAAAGCAGCCAGGACAACAATTTAGTGCGG CAGTTTTGGGAGCATGTATTTCAGTGCAAGTTTATAACCCCTGGCATGGAGTTTGAAGGCAAGACTAAAGAAAGACTATGTACAGGCAATGAGAGTCTAAGGAATATAGAGACTGAATTCCTGGATCTGTCTAACCTCAGGTCAGAGTATAATGTGTACAAGGCAGTTTATGCTCTGGCACATGCCCTACATGACATTCTGCAGTGTGTTCCAGGGAGTGGGCCTTTCCAAGGTCAAAGTTGTGCCAGTTTACAGGGACTAGAGCCATGGCAG CTTGTATATCAATTGCAAAGGGTCAATTTCACTACATATTTTGGTGATCAAGTGTCGTTTGATGAAAGTGGGGATGCTTTACCAATCTACGATGTGATTAACTGGATGTGGCACTCAGATGGAAGCACCGAGGTTAAAAATGTGGGCGAGGTCAATGAATTGGCTTCAAAGATCGATAATCTTAATCTTGACGAAGACAAAATCTTTTGGAATTTCGAACCTAAAAAG CCTCCCAAGTCAGTGTGCAGTGAGAGCTGTCCCCCTGGCACCCGCATGGCCAGAAAGAAAGGTGAACCTGTCTGCTGCTTCGACTGCATCCGATGTTCAGAAGGAGAAGTCAGCAATAAAAAAG ACTCAACAAAATGTACCAGCTGTCCAGAGGAGTTTTGGTCCAATCGCCAACGTGATCACTGTGTACCCAAAAGCATGGAGTTTCTTTCCTATTTTGAACCCCTGGGCATCTCCTTGACCACTGCTTCATTATCTGGAACACTCTTATGCACCATTGTTTTTGGAATCTTCACATATCATCGTACCACACCAGTGGTTAGGGCCAACAACTCAGAGCTTAGCTTCCTCATTCTGCTGTCACTCAAACTTTGCTTTTTGTGCTCATTGCTTTTCATTGGTCAACCAAGGCTGTCAACTTGTCAGTTGAGGCAAGCAGCCTTCGGGATCAGCTTTGTTCTGTGTGTCTCATGTATCCTGGTGAAAACCATGGTAGTTCTGGCGGTATTCAAGGCCTCCAAACCAGGTGGTGCCGGTAGTCTGAAGTGGTTTGGGGTAATGCAACAGAGAGGCACTGTTGTATTTCTGACTTTAATACAAGCAGCAATTTGTACAACATGGCTTATTTCATCCTCACCAACTcctcataaaaacacacagtacTACAAAGACAAGATTATAGTTGAGTGTGTAGTGGGGTCCACAGTAGGATTTGGATTATTACTAGGGTATATTGGCTTACTGGCTATTCTCAGTTTCTTACTAGCTTTCTTGGCACGGAATCTACCAGATAACTTCAATGAGGCCAAGTTTATCACCTTCAGCATGTTGGTCTTCTGTGCTGTTTGGATAGCCTTCATTCCAGCTTATATAAACTCTCCTGGAAAATATGCAGATGCTGTAGAGGTATTTGCCATTTTAGCTTCTAGTTTTGGGCtgttactggccttatttggaCCAAAGTGTTACATAATAATCTTGAAGCCTGAGAAAAACACCAAAAAAGCTATAATGGGACGAGGCACAACAAGATCGTAA
- the LOC132474417 gene encoding extracellular calcium-sensing receptor-like — MLQCIINLFIRFSHVGFRQAQTMAFAVDEINRNSKLLPNISLGYNLYDSCGNLWNALSAALSMTSGSGEPFQLNETCYGYPPVLGIVGDSSSTRTIAISSIVSLYRVPMVSYYSTCSCLSDRRQFPSFFRTIPSDAFQVRAMLQILRRFKWTWLGLLVSDDDYGLNVARSFQSDLALSGGGCLAYLEALPKSNDVDDLQRIVGIMKKSTSRVVIAFAHASNMLKLMEEVVRQNVTGLQWMASEAWTTAVVLQTPSYMPFLAGTLGIAIRRGEIPGLREFLLRIRPDKDTLSNQDNNLVRQFWEHVFHCKFMTPDMEFDVKTQGKLCTGNEILKNRETDFLDLSNLRPEYNVYKAVYALAHALHDILQCVPGSGPFKEQSCARLQGLEPWQLLNYLQRVNFTTDFGDQVSFDESGDVLPIYDVMNWMWLSDGTTEVRNVGEVNELASRLDNLILQEKHIFWNFESKKPPKSVCSESCPAGTRLARKNGEPVCCFDCIPCSEGQFSNKTDSTQCTSCPEEFWSNPQRDHCEPKIIEFLSYMEPLGISLTTASLSGTLLCTIVFGIFIHHRTTPVVRANNSELSFLILLSLKLCFMCSLLFIGHPRLSTCQLRQAAFGISFVLCVSCILVKTMVVLAVFKASKPGGGNSLKWFGVMQQRGTVLFLTLIQAVICTTWLMSSSPTPHKNTQYYKDKIIVECVVGSTVGFGVLLGYIGLLAILSFLLAFLARNLPDNFNEAKFITFSMLVFCAVWIAFIPAYINSPGKYADAVEVFAILASSFGLLLALFGPKCYIIILKPEKNTRKALMGRGTPIS; from the exons ATGTTGCAATGCATAATAAATTTGTTTATTAGATTTAGTCATGTAGGTTTCAGACAAGCCCAGACCATGGCATTTGCTGTTGACGAAATTAACAGAAACTCCAAACTTCTTCCTAATATATCATTGGGATACAATCTATATGATAGCTGTGGAAACCTATGGAATGCATTGAGTGCAGCTCTGTCTATGACCAGTGGCAGCGGAGAGCCATTTCAATTAAATGAGACCTGTTACGGTTATCCTCCTGTGCTAGGAATTGTGGGAGATTCTTCCTCAACACGTACTATTGCTATTTCTAGCATAGTAAGCTTGTATAGGGTACCAATG GTGAGTTATTATTCCACATGTTCCTGTCTGAGTGACAGGAGGCAGTTCCCATCTTTCTTTAGAACTATTCCAAGTGATGCATTTCAG GTGCGAGCTATGCTCCAAATTCTGAGGCGGTTTAAGTGGACTTGGTTAGGCCTGTTAGTCAGTGATGATGACTACGGACTCAACGTTGCCCGATCCTTCCAGTCAGACCTGGCCCTCTCTGGGGGAGGCTGTCTGGCTTATCTAGAGGCTCTGCCTAAGAGTAATGATGTAGATGATCTGCAAAGGATTGTTGGCATAATGAAGAAATCCACATCCCGTGTGGTTATTGCTTTTGCACATGCAAGCAACATGCTTAAACTCATGGAAGAG GTGGTAAGGCAGAATGTTACGGGCCTACAATGGATGGCCAGTGAAGCCTGGACTACAGCCGTTGTTCTTCAGACCCCCAGCTACATGCCTTTTCTTGCAGGCACTCTGGGCATTGCCATCCGCCGGGGAGAGATACCAGGCCTCAGGGAATTCCTTCTGAGAATACGCCCTGACAAGGACACACTCAGCAACCAGGACAACAATTTAGTGCGG CAGTTTTGGGAGCACGTATTTCACTGCAAGTTTATGACCCCTGATATGGAGTTTGATGTGAAGACCCAGGGAAAACTTTGTACAGGGAATGAGATTTTAAAGAATAGAGAGACGGATTTCCTGGATCTGTCTAACCTCAGGCCAGAGTACAATGTGTACAAGGCAGTATATGCCCTGGCACATGCCCTACATGACATTCTGCAGTGTGTTCCAGGAAGTGGGCCTTTCAAAGAGCAAAGCTGTGCCCGTTTACAGGGACTAGAGCCATGGCAG CTGTTAAATTACTTGCAAAGGGTCAATTTCACAACAGATTTTGGTGATCAAGTCTCATTTGATGAAAGTGGGGATGTTTTACCAATCTACGATGTGATGAACTGGATGTGGCTCTCAGATGGAACCACAGAGGTCAGAAATGTGGGAGAGGTCAATGAATTGGCTTCAAGACTTGATAATCTTATCCTTCAGGAAAAGCACATCTTTTGGAATTTTGAATCTAAAAAG CCTCCCAAGTCAGTCTGTAGTGAGAGCTGTCCCGCAGGCACACGCCTGGCCAGAAAGAACGGGGAACCTGTCTGCTGCTTCGACTGCATTCCTTGTTCAGAAGGACAATTTAGCAATAAGACAG ATTCAACACAATGTACCAGCTGTCCAGAGGAGTTTTGGTCCAACCCCCAACGTGATCACTGCGAACCCAAAATCATCGAGTTTCTTTCCTATATGGAACCCCTGGGCATCTCCTTGACCACTGCTTCATTATCTGGCACACTTTTATGCACAATTGTTTTTGGAATCTTCATCCATCATCGGACCACGCCAGTAGTTAGGGCCAACAACTCAGAGCTCAGCTTCCTCATTCTGCTGTCACTCAAACTATGCTTCATGTGCTCCTTGCTTTTCATTGGCCACCCAAGGCTGTCGACATGCCAGTTGCGGCAAGCAGCCTTTGGAATCAGCTTTGTGCTGTGTGTCTCGTGTATCCTGGTGAAGACCATGGTAGTTCTGGCAGTTTTCAAGGCCTCCAAACCAGGAGGGGGCAATAGTCTGAAGTGGTTCGGGGTAATGCAACAGAGGGGGACTGTTTTATTTCTTACTTTAATACAAGCAGTAATATGTACAACCTGGCTAATGTCGTCCTCACCAACAcctcataaaaacacacagtacTACAAAGACAAGATAATAGTCGAGTGCGTAGTGGGATCGACTGTTGGATTTGGAGTTTTACTAGGATATATTGGATTACTAGCTATTCTAAGTTTCTTACTTGCTTTCTTGGCCCGGAATCTACCAGATAACTTCAATGAGGCAAAGTTTATCACATTCAGCATGTTGGTCTTCTGTGCTGTTTGGATAGCCTTCATCCCAGCTTATATCAACTCTCCTGGAAAATATGCAGATGCTGTAGAGGTTTTTGCCATTCTAGCTTCCAGTTTTGGGCTATTACTGGCCCTATTTGGACCGAAGTGTTACATAATAATCCTGAAGCCTGAGAAAAACACAAGAAAAGCTTTAATGGGGCGAGGAACACCAATATCATAA